In Terriglobia bacterium, the following proteins share a genomic window:
- the gcvH gene encoding glycine cleavage system protein GcvH, whose translation MTPTDLLYTKEHEWLRMDGEIGTIGITDHAQQELGDVVYIELPKPGATFDSGATFGSVESVKAVSELFMPVSGEVVEINEDLASGPEKINADPYGVGWMMRVRLKDKNETVGLMSARKYDEFTKEE comes from the coding sequence ATGACGCCTACGGACCTCTTGTATACGAAGGAACACGAATGGCTTCGGATGGACGGCGAGATCGGCACCATCGGCATCACCGATCACGCTCAGCAGGAACTCGGGGATGTCGTTTACATCGAACTGCCGAAGCCCGGCGCCACTTTCGACTCCGGCGCCACGTTCGGCAGCGTCGAATCCGTCAAGGCTGTCTCGGAACTTTTCATGCCGGTCTCCGGAGAAGTGGTCGAGATCAATGAAGACCTCGCCTCCGGCCCGGAAAAAATCAACGCCGACCCTTACGGCGTCGGCTGGATGATGCGGGTACGCCTGAAGGACAAGAACGAGACAGTTGGTCTGATGTCCGCCCGGAAATACGACGAATTCACGAAAGAAGAATAA